A single region of the Lates calcarifer isolate ASB-BC8 linkage group LG3, TLL_Latcal_v3, whole genome shotgun sequence genome encodes:
- the LOC108886963 gene encoding voltage-dependent calcium channel gamma-4 subunit produces the protein MEAKGRNMPPDISFLPRPAMVWCERGIQVLLTTMGAFAAFALMTVAIGTDYWLYARAFICNSTANSSQEDSNNKDKKDPGALTHSGLWRICCLEGLKRGVCSQINHFPEDADYDQDAAEYLLRVVRASSIFPILSAILLLLGGVCVASSSFYKSKRNIILGGGILFVAAGLSNIIGVIVYISAALSDISPKKDEDKKWHYSYGWSFYFGGLSFILAEMVGVLAVNIYIEKNKELRCRSRTDLFKSTTHAMLRLPSYRFRRRSRSSSRSTDPPRSQETSPIGASKTFSLPPSAPPFSVATLPNPHHTSSGGSGGGGDISMYTLSRDSKLGSLGGGAPPLYGTVDRATLYQLHNYFPKDSSGSGGGGGAVISSGTLPSHSKSNLAAAAAVAQNAAPLNTSTSAAPPAQPAPISTATMERDRGNVGTLDRLTAKRDRDSNSDTLNRKTTPV, from the exons atggaggcaAAAGGCAGAAACATGCccccag ATATTAGTTTCCTTCCCCGCCCAGCGATGGTGTGGTGTGAGCGGGGCATCCAGGTGCTGCTGACCACCATGGGGGCATTTGCAGCCTTTGCCCTGATGACAGTGGCGATTGGTACAGACTACTGGCTGTACGCCCGGGCCTTTATCTGCAACAGCACGGCCAACTCATCCCAGGAGGACTCCAACAACAAGGACAAGAAAGACCCTGGGGCTCTCACCCACTCCGGCCTGTGGAGGATCTGCTGCCTGGAAG gCTTGAAGCGAGGTGTGTGTTCCCAGATCAATCATTTCCCGGAGGACGCAGACTACGACCAAGATGCTGCAGAGTATTTGCTGC GTGTGGTGCGAGCCTCCAGCATTTTCCCCATCCTCAGTGCCATACTGCTCCTGCTGGGTGGAGTGTGTGTTGCTTCTAGCAGCTTCTACAAAAGCAAAAGGAACATTATACTAGGTGGAGGCATTCTCTTTGTAGCTGCAG GCCTCAGCAACATCATTGGAGTGATCGTGTACATCTCTGCAGCGCTGAGTGACATCTCCCCAAAGAAGGATGAGGATAAGAAGTGGCATTACTCTTATGGCTGGTCTTTCTACTTCGGCGGCCTGTCCTTCATCCTGGCTGAGATGGTAGGTGTCCTCGCCGTCAACATCTACATTGAGAAGAACAAGGAGCTGCGCTGCCGCTCTCGCACTGACCTCTTCAAGAGCACCACACACGCCATGCTGCGGCTGCCCAGCTACCGTTTCAGGCGGCGCTCTCGCTCCAGCTCACGCTCCACTGACCCACCACGCTCACAGGAGACCTCGCCCATCGGAGCCTCCAAAACCTTCAGCCTGCCGCCCTCTGCCCCACCGTTCTCTGTGGCCACTCTGCCCAACCCACACCACACCAGCAGCGGTGGAAGCGGGGGAGGCGGCGACATCTCCATGTACACCCTGTCGAGGGACTCCAAGCTGGGCAGCCTGGGAGGTGGCGCCCCACCTCTCTACGGCACGGTGGACCGCGCCACCCTCTACCAGCTCCACAACTACTTTCCAAAAGATTCCAGTGGAAgcggcggaggaggaggagcggtgATAAGCAGCGGTACGCTCCCATCTCACTCCAAGTCCAACTTGGCAGCAGCGGCAGCTGTAGCCCAGAATGCAGCACCGCTGAATACCTCCACATCAGCTGCCCCGCCAGCCCAGCCAGCCCCAATATCTACAGCCACCATGGAGAGGGACAGGGGCAACGTGGGAACCCTGGACCGACTGACAGCCAAAAGGGACAGGGATAGCAACTCAGATACACTTAACAGGAAAACTACGCCAGTTTAA